DNA from Fibrobacter sp. UWB15:
CTCGTTATAATAGTCGGTATAGCTGATTTGCAAACCGTAAATGCTCGGCTTGAACTTGCTTGCGTTTTCGATACTCACCAAGTGACTGAATTCGTGAGTCACCACGTCCGAAAGCCAACCATGGCTGCTGCGGATTTTAAAATCCCAGTTGGTGAGCCAAAGATTAATGGAATTTTCGCTCGGAATGGCGTTGCCGTTACTGTAGAGGGCGTTGTTAAGAGTCGCATTCACTCGGCCGGGTAAGTCGTGGTGGTAACGATTGACCACGGAATCATAGACCGCTTCGGCGTAAGCGGAAATTTTGGATGCGTGCGAACTGTATTCGGCTGGGTAGATAAAGTTGAAGTGGTCGGTGCTTGCAGCCTTCCAATGAATGTCGCTGTTGTTGCCGTAAAAGCCTACGGCGAAGGAAGAAACACTTGCCGTTAGAACACCTGCTGTTAAAACAAATAAAAAATTCGAAATAGACGCACGCATAGTTAACTACAATATACAAAAAAGGGAGGAAAAAGCCGCGCAACCTGGGATGGTTACGCGGCTCTAAGGAGTTGATGTTTAAGCTTATTTATTATTCTGCAATGCCGAGGCCAAGGGCCTTGTCGATACCGTCGATGAGCTTGGTGCCCTTGAGGTCACCTTCGAACAGCGAGAAGTTGCCGGTGTAGCCCCAGTGAGTCCAAGGAATCTGGAGCGTGTCGCAGATTTCACGCATAGCAGTCAGGTAGTTCAAGCGGTCCTGAGCCGTGGAGCGGAGGTTCAATGCGCCGAATTCGTTGATGATAACCGGAACATTGTTGGTGGCTGCCCACTTTTTGGCTTTCAGGATTTCTGCCATGATGGCTTCCTTGCTGCCGGTCTTGTAGTAGTTCTTGACATTCGTTTTCACATAACTCTGAGTGCTTTTGGTGACACCGAAGTCGCCAGAAACTGTAGACCACTTGGCCGGATCGTAGGGGAACGGAATTCCCTTGATGGTGGCGTAGTCTGTCCAGGAACCACCCTGGTGGGTGAAGACGAACGGTTCGTAAGTGTGAATCACGTAGACGATGTTGTTGTCGGTGAACGGGGTACGCTTGGCGAGCAAGCTGATCGAATACCACTGGGCATCGCCGAAGAGAATCGTGTGCTTCTTGTCGACGCTGCGGATAGAATCGATCATGGCCTGGGCGGCAACGGTCCACTGGGCGGCAGTCACCTTGCCATCGCTCATGTCGGGTTCGTTCAACAGTTCAAAGAACAAGTCTTCACGCGGATTTTCGGCATAGTGAGCGGCCACATGCTTCCAAGTTTCGGCCATCATCTGGATATACTTGTTGTTATTGGCGCTGGTCTTGTTGTAGCCATTATCGTATTCGTGGTAGTCGATCACGAACGACATGTTGTTTGCAGCGGTCCATTCCACGAACGAATCAAGAACGGTAAAGAGAGTGCTGTCGTCAAAGGCGAGTTCGACGGTTCCCGTGGTGTCCTTGACAAATGTGTCGCGGTTGGTAGCGTACAGGTCAAGGTCAATGGGCAAGCGAAGGCTCTTGATTCCGTTGTCGGCCAAAAGCTTGATGTCGGTTTCGTCGAAGACGAATTCCTTGAACTTTCCGTCGGCATTTTCGAGCCAGTTGGTAAAGTTGATACCCTTGTTCAAGTACTTCATGGCCTTTGCCTGCAACGGGTTCGTGACCGTGATTTCGGCTTCGGTGAATTCGACCTTCGGAATGACCGGGTCGTTGATGGTCATGTCGGGCTTGTCCGCTTCGACTTCAGAAGTGTCTTGCAAGTAAATGTTGTCGATAAAGAGCGAATCGCTAGAGACCTTGGCGTTACCCTTGGCTTGGAAGCTGATAGCCCTGATATGCTTGGCGTCAAAGGCGACTTCTTTGCCCCAGCCGCCTTGGACCAAGTCCTTGAAGCGGATAACGGCCTGGGTCCAGGTGCGAGAGGCCTTGACCTTTGCCAGGTGAACGTCGTAGTCCTTGACGTCGGAAACTTCGATATGGACTTCGTGTGCGCCACCCTTGTACCAGTAGGTAAGGCCGCCGAAACGACCGTTGGCATCGTCTTCGGCAATCTGAATGCCCCAACCCACATACGGATCGTATGCGTATTCGCCCTTGTCAAGCGTGTAGTTGACTTGCAGGGCGTATTTGGAACCGTTGTTGACGGCGCCGGCGACCATGTCTCCGTCTTCGTTTACAGGGGTCGTGATGACAGAGGCTCCGTCGTTGTCGTTATCGCTGTAAGTGTACCAATAATCGTCGATAGTTGCCGAATGGTTGTCACCGTCTTCGAAGTCATCGACGAGCAAGCCCTTGCCTTGCGGAGTGATGATGGTTCCTTCGTCAGGATTGGTTGAAGGTCCCTTATTCGTTGTATCCGAAGGCGTTGCGGTAGAATCGGTTTGGTTTGCGGTAGAGTCGCCCGGAATCTCAGTGGAATTATCTGGAAGCGGGGAAGGAGTTGTTGTAGAATCAGTTGGAGTGACAACCGGTTGTTCGTCGGGTGCAGCCGACTTGCTGGAATCGTCACCGCAGGCACTCAAGAAGAGAAGTGCCGCTGCAGAGAGTGCTAAACTTGTTTTAGTCTTGAAATTCATGTGAACCTCATTTTGTTTGAAACCTTGGGTTGTCCCAATTCCCTTTTACCCTAAATCTATTATTAAATGAACGCGAAGAACTTGATAAATAGGTTTGTTTTCGTGTAGGTGTATCGGGTGTATTGGACTCTGTTTTAGCTTTTTTTTGCTATTTTTCTCGTAAATGCGCTTTTTTTCTGAAAATTACCATAAATCCATTAGCTTTGCCCGGAAGGAGAAGCCTATAGATTTGTGTTGGGAATCACAGAAAATGGTTGATAGGCGCTATGCCGGATGCAACCGCATTGATTTGCAGAAAGGGGAAGTCCCCTCTTACGGTTACATTTCGGGCGATAACCTGAAACCGGTCGGTGTTTACGTCGTCATGCGAGGGCGAAAGATTCCTAATGGCGTGTATGTGTACGATGCTGCCGGCAAAAGCAATGCTCCCGATGTAAAGGGACAATTGGTGCGCATTGGCGGCAAAGAAGAAATGAAAAAAATCGTGGATGCCTTTCCCGATAAGGATTTTGCCGAAGAAGCTCCGATGCTCTACATTTTTACGGGACTTTTGGAACGTTCCGTTTGGCGCTTTAGAGAAGCGGCTTATGCGCAGGTGATGCAAGATGTGGGGGCCTGTGCGGGCAGTGTCTTGTTGCATTCGAAGTCCAAGGGGGCAAAAGTTTTTGCCTTGAGCGGTTTTGTAGATGACCAAATTGCCGTGGCTTTGAATTTGCCTTCGACTGAAATTCCGCTGGCAGCCTTGGCTGTGTTTCCGGAATACTGCGAATTGGCGTTTGATTCGGTCGATGGCGGTGTCGGCGAAACCGCTTATTCAAACCGAAGCGAAATGGAGGCTTCTGCCGGCGACTTGACGGAATTGCAGGCGGCAGACAATGTCGTTACTTATGATTCGACCCGCTATCCGTCGCTGTTTATGCGCCAAAACCGCGTGGAAAATATTACAGACCTCTTGAAGTGCATTCGCATTCGCAGACTTTCGACGCAGGCTTATCCGGGTGATGAATTTCCGCTGACGCCCGCAAAATTCGATGCTGCTCACTATTTGGATAAAATTTCGGATATTGAGACTCCTCTGAACAATCATTTGCCCTTTAAGAAGGCGGGACTGGATTTGGATGATTTCTCCAGTATGCTTCGTTGGCTTGAAGTGGGACAAATCAATTTGTTCGGTGCGGGCCTTTTGAAAATCTGGATAGTCTCTTTCGATGTGATGTTTGTCTACCCGGGTGTGTATCGTTACGTGCCTGTGCGCAAGTCCATCTACATGCAGTCGGGCATGCTGAATGTCAAGAAGTTTGCCAAGTGTCATTTGGCTCCCGAAACGGCCGAGAACACGGCCTATGCGGTGATTCTGACGGCAGACTTGAATGAATCCTGCAACTTGTTGGGCGAGCGCGCTTACCGTTATATGAACTTGAATGCAGGCTATTTTGCGCAGTCTATGACTTTGTCTGCAACACTGCTTCGCAGGACCGTGCGTAGCGAAAGGTTCTTCTATCAAGACGAATTGAAAGAATTGTGCGAAATTCCTGAAAGTGAAAGTATTGTCGCCGAAATTCTGGTGGGAAAGGCGTAGCAGCCTAAGGAATCAAGCTTAAAATGATCGGGGTGACGATTGCGGTAAATAGGCCCGCGACTCCGATGGAGAGGCTGCTCATGGCGCCTTGAACTTCGCCCATTTCCATAGCTCTGGTGGTGCCAAGCGCGTGGCTTGCGGTGCCGATAGCGATACCTTGGGCCACCTTGTGCTTGATGCGGCAGAACCTGCATACGGCAGGGGCGGAAACGGCACCCGTGATTCCTGTAATGGTGATGGCAATGATGGTGACTGGTGGAATGCCGCCAATTTGAGCCGATACGACGGAACCCATGGGAATCGTGATGGACTTGGGCAAGAGCGAAAGCATGAGTGTTTCACTGAGACCGACAAGCTTGCTTACGACAATGACGCAGGCAAGAGAGGTGAGGCTGCCTGCGAAAATTCCGGCGAGAATCGGTTTCCAGAATTGCTTGAGTTTGGAAATCTGCCTGTAGAGGGGAACCGCGAGCACTACGGTGGCGGGGGAGAGCATGACGGAAATGTAGTCGCCGCCCACATTGTAACTTTCGAGGCTGATTCCTGTAATGAGCAGGAATCCTACAATCAGGATGTTTGCGATTAGGAGCGGATTCAGGAAGGAATACTTGAATTTTTTGCTGATGGTGACGCCGATTTCGAAGGTGACTAGCGTGAGCAAGATTCCGAACAGGGGAGAATTGATGATGGCGTTCATTGTTGCCCCCCGTTTGCCTTGTTACGGGATGCTCGGTCGGCGAGGCGTTCTGCGCGCAGGGCCAAATTTTCGCGGTATTCTTGCTTACGAATGAACAATTGCGTAACGCGGCCGCCGACAGCGATGCTGATAAGCGTGAAGGCGATGCAGAGGAACAGCAAAAGTGGCCACTTGGAAAGGACTTCGTCGCCGACGACCATGATGGCAATGCTCGGCGGTAAAAAGAAAAGGGCCAGGTGGTTCAGGAAAAAACTCGATACTCCCGAAATCTGCTCCGGCTTGATTATTTTTGAACAAAGTAAAATCAAGAGCAGGACCATGCCGATAATATTCCCCGGAAGGGGTACGCCTACGATGCGGTGGAGAAATTCCCCGGCGACGCAAATGGCGAAAATCACGGCAAGTTGGAGCGGTATTCTCATGACGGGTGCAAATGTAGAAAAGTATATTCTATATTTCATGTTATGAAAATCGTATTTATGGGAACGCCGGAATTCGCGGCTTGTTTTTTGAAGCATCTCAAGGAATCGGACTTTGCAGACGTGGTGGCTGTGGTGACGCAACCTGACAGGCCGGCAGGGCGTGGGCGCGTGTTAACGCCGCCGCCAGTGAAACAACTGGCCCTCGAATACGGGCTGCCCGTACTCCAGCCGATCGACTTGAAAGCGCCCGAATTTGAGGACGCCCTGCGCGCCTTCGATGCGGACTTGTTCGTGGTGGTTGCCTATTCGATTTTGCCGAAGAATATTCTGGCGGTTGCCAAGCATGGCGCGGTGAATGTTCACGGAAGTTTGTTGCCTAAGTACCGCGGTGCTGCCCCTGTGCAGCGTGCGATTGCCGACGGACTCCCTGAAACGGGCGTGACGGTGTTCCGCCTGGACGAAAAAATGGACCACGGGCCGATTCTTGCGCAGAAGACGGTGGTGATTGACCATCAGGATACGACAGCATCGTTGCTGGACAAGATGGTTGCTCCCGGTTGCGATGCGTTGGACGATGCGATTCACCAGTTGCTCGAAGGCCGTGAAAAGGATTTGACGCAGGACCATGCGCAGGCCAGTGGCGCTCCGAAGCTCAAAAAAGAAGAAGGCTTGATTGATTTCAATTTGCCCGCTGCAGTAATCCACAATAGAATTCGCGCCTTCAATCCGTGGCCGGGTGGCTATGGAAAGTTGGGTGGCCGTATGGTTTACTTGCGCAAGACGGATACTCCAGAAAATGGCCCGAAACTCGCCCCGGGCGCGGTGGAATTCAAGGATAACCGGTTCTACGTGGGCACGGGCGAAGGCGTTCTCGAAGTGATTGAGATTCAGGCCGAGGGCAAGAAGCCGATGCCGGTGGCCGACTTTATGCGCGGAATCCAGAAGCGTGAAGGACTTTGCTTTTGCTAGATGAATCGCTGAAAGAGAGAATGGAGGCGTTTCGCGTCCTTGTGCTTTGGCAGAAGGACGGAAGCTTTATCAAGGAAAGCGGACTTTCGCCTTTCGCGATGGAACTTGCCTTGGGCGTTTGTCGCAGGCATTTGTACCTGCAATACTTTTTAAAGACTCTCGTAAAGAAAAAGCCCTCACTTGAAGTGGCGACGGTACTTGAAATGGGAATATTCCAGATGTTCTTTATGGAAATCCCGGACCATGCCGCCGTTTCGACAAGCGTGGAGCTTGCGAAGGCGGCGAACCTTCAAGAAGGTTCCGCGCGGCTGGTGAATGCGGTGCTGCATGCCGCGCGCAAGTCCGGGCTGCCGGCGCTCCCACCTCAAAAGGTGCGGCGCGTGTCCATCGAGAATTCGGTGCCCGAATGGCTGGTGCGCAGGTGGTTCGACATTTATGGCGGTACACGCGCCGAAGCGCTCGCGAAAGCGACGCTTGAGCGCCCCGTGGAATGGATCCGCGTGAATCTGCAGAAGACTTCTGCGCCGGTGCTTGCCCAAAAGCTCGGGCTCACGGGCGCAAGCATTCTTTACGACCGCTACATTCTGGTGCCCGCCGACGCAAAACTCAAGCTGATTCTGGAATCGGAATCTTTTGCGAAGGGCGAATTCAGCATGCAGAATCCCTCGGCTTACGAAGTCGTGAAACTGCTGGACTTGAAGCCTGGCCTTAAGGTTTGGGACGCGTGCGCAGCCCCTGGCGGAAAGGCGGCCCTTATGGCCGAGATGGATTCTTCGCTCGATATTCTCGCTAGTGATGTGTCTGAATCGCGCGTGCTTAAGATGCGCGATGTCGTGGATCGCTTGAGCCTTACGAATGTCCGCGTGGAATGCCGTGATGTACTCGCTTCTGGCGAGGCTTACCCCTTTGACAGGATATTGCTCGATGTTCCTTGCAGCAACATGGGCGTGATTGCGCGTCGTCCGGAATCTGTTTACCGTATAACGCCGGAATCGGTCAAGGAATTGGCAGAATTGCAGTATTCGATTTTGCAGGCTGCCTCGACAAAACTTGCTCCGGGTGGAATTCTGGTGTATGCAACTTGCAGTCCTGATCCTGAAGAAACCACCAAGGTCATTAACCGTTTTGTCAAGGAACGCCCCGAATTTGAAAAGGTGGGTGAGCCTGCGTATCCGGGATTAGACGATTCTCGTTTTGATGGATTTTTTGCTCAAGCCTTGCGTCTTAAACAAGCTTGAGAGTAAAAGGAACTTATGGGGAATTTAATAAAGATTGTTTTATTCGCCTTAGGCGTTGCTGTTGCAACATTTGCCCAAAGTGAATCAGGAAATGTGGAAGATATTGCCTTCTCGAAAGCGTATCTCGGAATTGAAGGTGGCGAAATCTACCCGTTTGGCGACCTGGCTGATGCAACTAAAAATACTTTGTACGGCGGTCTCAATTTCCGTTATTCCTATTGGAAAAATGTCGATGGCGTGGTGATGTTTCACTATGCCTACTTTAAGCCTCGTCCCGATGTAGTGCCTTATGACGGAGTGCACCAAGCTTCGGGTAAACTCGGGCTTGACTGGCGTTTGCCTGCCATTAGCCCCATTGTGGTTGGTGGCGGCTTTGCTTGCAACTGGACCCGCGCCGACTTGGGTGACGACGTAGTCAAGGATGATATTTATTGGTTGCCGGGAGGAACGCTTGGCGATAACGAAACAGAATTCGGCTGGTTTGCGCGCTTGAATTTGGCGATTTTTAACACGGAAAATTATCGCGCAGGCTTTAATGTCTTGTGGGAAGAAATTTGGACTTTGCCTAAGCGTTCTAATATGTTGTATGCGGGCCTTTATATAGAAAGGAAGCTTTGGTAATGAAGAATTTTGCTCTCGTATCTTTGTTGACGGCTTCTGTTGCTTTCGCCCAGATTCCGGCCGAAATGGAAGGCATGGAATATGAAACCCGTGCCGATGGAACGTTCTTGATTGGCGGCCCGACTTATGCCTTTGACCGGCCGATGAGTGCGGGCGGTTTGCATTCTGAAAGTGAACTTTGGACTCCTGCAAAGATGCGGAATCGTCTGCTGTTTAATCGCTGGTCGGGAACGCCTTCGTGGACTCCGCTTGAACCGGGTGTATGGCTGAAAACAGGCAATGAACTGGGTGACTTGATTTATCAGGATTTTATTACCGAAGGTGATGACCGCCCCGAAAACCGGACGCCGATTTTAGAAGGCGGTTTCCGCTCTCCTAGCTACAAAGGCTTGTGGGCAACGGCAAGATTTTTCCAGGATGACCATTTCTGCAGTGGCGCTTACGCCTACCGCCGCGATATGGTAGATGACAATTACACGCACTTGGGCGCGAACTGGGCAATGTTCAGTACGGCATACGGCGGCCTCGGCTACACGAATTCATTCGTGAACGCTTCAATCTTGGCGGGCGAAGAATACCTCTGGACGTATACGGCGACCTCTCGCTGGATACCCTCGCATTACAAGCCCCGTGTAGAAGCCCGTGCCGACATCAAGGATTTGTCGTTGACGGTCGCCTACGAAGATATCGAATTTGAAAATTTGCACAAAAAAGAAGATGGCTCCCGTAAGGAAGTGAACGGCTCTGTTTACTACAAGTGCGGCAAGGCCTGTCAGCAGAAATTCTACCAGATTGCAGCCGGTGTCGCATTCCGTGCGGTCGA
Protein-coding regions in this window:
- a CDS encoding LrgB family protein, giving the protein MNAIINSPLFGILLTLVTFEIGVTISKKFKYSFLNPLLIANILIVGFLLITGISLESYNVGGDYISVMLSPATVVLAVPLYRQISKLKQFWKPILAGIFAGSLTSLACVIVVSKLVGLSETLMLSLLPKSITIPMGSVVSAQIGGIPPVTIIAITITGITGAVSAPAVCRFCRIKHKVAQGIAIGTASHALGTTRAMEMGEVQGAMSSLSIGVAGLFTAIVTPIILSLIP
- a CDS encoding nitroreductase family protein, translating into MVDRRYAGCNRIDLQKGEVPSYGYISGDNLKPVGVYVVMRGRKIPNGVYVYDAAGKSNAPDVKGQLVRIGGKEEMKKIVDAFPDKDFAEEAPMLYIFTGLLERSVWRFREAAYAQVMQDVGACAGSVLLHSKSKGAKVFALSGFVDDQIAVALNLPSTEIPLAALAVFPEYCELAFDSVDGGVGETAYSNRSEMEASAGDLTELQAADNVVTYDSTRYPSLFMRQNRVENITDLLKCIRIRRLSTQAYPGDEFPLTPAKFDAAHYLDKISDIETPLNNHLPFKKAGLDLDDFSSMLRWLEVGQINLFGAGLLKIWIVSFDVMFVYPGVYRYVPVRKSIYMQSGMLNVKKFAKCHLAPETAENTAYAVILTADLNESCNLLGERAYRYMNLNAGYFAQSMTLSATLLRRTVRSERFFYQDELKELCEIPESESIVAEILVGKA
- the fmt gene encoding methionyl-tRNA formyltransferase, whose protein sequence is MKIVFMGTPEFAACFLKHLKESDFADVVAVVTQPDRPAGRGRVLTPPPVKQLALEYGLPVLQPIDLKAPEFEDALRAFDADLFVVVAYSILPKNILAVAKHGAVNVHGSLLPKYRGAAPVQRAIADGLPETGVTVFRLDEKMDHGPILAQKTVVIDHQDTTASLLDKMVAPGCDALDDAIHQLLEGREKDLTQDHAQASGAPKLKKEEGLIDFNLPAAVIHNRIRAFNPWPGGYGKLGGRMVYLRKTDTPENGPKLAPGAVEFKDNRFYVGTGEGVLEVIEIQAEGKKPMPVADFMRGIQKREGLCFC
- a CDS encoding transcription antitermination factor NusB, whose product is MLWQKDGSFIKESGLSPFAMELALGVCRRHLYLQYFLKTLVKKKPSLEVATVLEMGIFQMFFMEIPDHAAVSTSVELAKAANLQEGSARLVNAVLHAARKSGLPALPPQKVRRVSIENSVPEWLVRRWFDIYGGTRAEALAKATLERPVEWIRVNLQKTSAPVLAQKLGLTGASILYDRYILVPADAKLKLILESESFAKGEFSMQNPSAYEVVKLLDLKPGLKVWDACAAPGGKAALMAEMDSSLDILASDVSESRVLKMRDVVDRLSLTNVRVECRDVLASGEAYPFDRILLDVPCSNMGVIARRPESVYRITPESVKELAELQYSILQAASTKLAPGGILVYATCSPDPEETTKVINRFVKERPEFEKVGEPAYPGLDDSRFDGFFAQALRLKQA
- a CDS encoding CidA/LrgA family protein, yielding MRIPLQLAVIFAICVAGEFLHRIVGVPLPGNIIGMVLLLILLCSKIIKPEQISGVSSFFLNHLALFFLPPSIAIMVVGDEVLSKWPLLLFLCIAFTLISIAVGGRVTQLFIRKQEYRENLALRAERLADRASRNKANGGQQ
- a CDS encoding carbohydrate binding domain-containing protein; the protein is MNFKTKTSLALSAAALLFLSACGDDSSKSAAPDEQPVVTPTDSTTTPSPLPDNSTEIPGDSTANQTDSTATPSDTTNKGPSTNPDEGTIITPQGKGLLVDDFEDGDNHSATIDDYWYTYSDNDNDGASVITTPVNEDGDMVAGAVNNGSKYALQVNYTLDKGEYAYDPYVGWGIQIAEDDANGRFGGLTYWYKGGAHEVHIEVSDVKDYDVHLAKVKASRTWTQAVIRFKDLVQGGWGKEVAFDAKHIRAISFQAKGNAKVSSDSLFIDNIYLQDTSEVEADKPDMTINDPVIPKVEFTEAEITVTNPLQAKAMKYLNKGINFTNWLENADGKFKEFVFDETDIKLLADNGIKSLRLPIDLDLYATNRDTFVKDTTGTVELAFDDSTLFTVLDSFVEWTAANNMSFVIDYHEYDNGYNKTSANNNKYIQMMAETWKHVAAHYAENPREDLFFELLNEPDMSDGKVTAAQWTVAAQAMIDSIRSVDKKHTILFGDAQWYSISLLAKRTPFTDNNIVYVIHTYEPFVFTHQGGSWTDYATIKGIPFPYDPAKWSTVSGDFGVTKSTQSYVKTNVKNYYKTGSKEAIMAEILKAKKWAATNNVPVIINEFGALNLRSTAQDRLNYLTAMREICDTLQIPWTHWGYTGNFSLFEGDLKGTKLIDGIDKALGLGIAE